Proteins encoded in a region of the Alicyclobacillus vulcanalis genome:
- a CDS encoding MBL fold metallo-hydrolase has protein sequence MSLKNRGMTMQTGIERVRIETPYPEDHVNAYLLLGDPLTLVDTGLPFAKSQEQLQAGLAEHGVSFADIEQILVTHMHLDHIGAVSAVQRASGARIVVSSSARRIVELGEEEHRRFDAFYQAFAREAGSDVHWESRIWMQKYDWRDVVYVEDGDRVRAGGRDWRVMYVPGHSRTDICLVDADGCAIVGDHLLPTISSNAFVEPPAAPAAPRPKPLLDYRASMERTRALDLKIIYPGHGDPFSDHRALIDRRFAEHESRCQQIWEALAAGASTVAEVTARLFPKLQGPVVMLGLSEVQGHLDLMESRGQVTSSMDGAVRRWTCATASAR, from the coding sequence ATGTCGCTGAAGAACCGGGGGATGACCATGCAGACGGGCATCGAGCGGGTGCGGATCGAGACGCCGTATCCCGAAGATCACGTAAACGCATACCTCCTATTGGGCGATCCGCTCACGCTGGTGGATACCGGGCTTCCCTTTGCCAAATCGCAGGAGCAGCTGCAGGCCGGTCTTGCTGAACACGGGGTTTCCTTCGCGGACATCGAGCAGATCTTGGTCACGCACATGCACTTGGACCACATCGGCGCGGTCTCCGCGGTGCAGCGGGCATCTGGCGCGCGCATCGTCGTCTCCTCGTCGGCGCGGCGCATTGTGGAACTGGGCGAAGAAGAGCACCGCCGCTTCGACGCGTTCTACCAGGCGTTTGCGCGAGAGGCGGGATCGGATGTTCACTGGGAGTCGCGCATCTGGATGCAAAAGTACGACTGGCGCGACGTCGTGTACGTCGAGGACGGCGATAGGGTGCGCGCAGGCGGGCGCGACTGGCGCGTGATGTACGTCCCCGGGCACAGCCGGACCGACATCTGCCTCGTGGATGCAGACGGATGCGCCATTGTCGGGGACCATCTGCTACCGACCATCTCCTCCAACGCGTTTGTCGAGCCCCCGGCCGCTCCGGCCGCTCCTCGCCCGAAACCGCTCCTCGACTACCGGGCGTCGATGGAGCGCACCCGCGCGCTCGATCTCAAGATCATCTATCCTGGCCATGGGGATCCGTTCTCGGATCATCGGGCGCTCATCGACAGGCGCTTCGCGGAACACGAGTCGCGCTGCCAACAGATCTGGGAAGCGCTCGCGGCGGGCGCGTCGACGGTGGCGGAGGTGACCGCGCGCTTGTTCCCCAAGCTGCAAGGGCCCGTGGTCATGCTTGGGCTGTCGGAGGTGCAAGGTCACCTCGATCTGATGGAGAGCCGCGGTCAGGTGACCTCGTCGATGGACGGGGCGGTTCGAAGGTGGACCTGTGCGACCGCCTCGGCTCGATAG